The following coding sequences lie in one Deltaproteobacteria bacterium genomic window:
- a CDS encoding Kazal domain-containing protein: MQRQYRLVLGHALLAVLMFTLTNLAACKPQTKEREHKVPCGGLADYLCPNHMYCELGKDCGGFDAAGFCQIRPITCPNVTQKVCGCDHNTYASACYANARGVSVAKEGECKNKADKQ; this comes from the coding sequence ATGCAGCGACAATATCGACTGGTTCTAGGACATGCGTTGTTAGCAGTTTTGATGTTTACCCTTACGAACCTAGCGGCCTGCAAACCGCAAACAAAAGAACGTGAACATAAAGTCCCTTGTGGCGGACTAGCAGATTACCTCTGTCCAAACCATATGTATTGTGAACTAGGAAAAGATTGTGGTGGATTTGATGCGGCGGGCTTTTGCCAAATCAGACCAATCACTTGTCCAAATGTTACCCAGAAAGTTTGCGGTTGCGATCATAATACATATGCCAGCGCTTGTTACGCAAATGCACGTGGCGTGTCAGTTGCTAAGGAAGGAGAGTGTAAGAACAAAGCGGATAAGCAGTAA
- a CDS encoding response regulator produces MTKTVLQSNSSQMLLNILLVDDSEDDVIIAKRAFHEALLPSNMLIASDGAEALDYLNRSEQTSSNAEFPRPDLILLDINMPKLNGFEFLLKVKANNSYNNIPVIMLSSSMNAGDIDRSYRLGAAGFIRKPINYDEFVYIVEVFNDYWRTVCLLPRTKSQ; encoded by the coding sequence ATGACTAAAACGGTTTTGCAGTCCAACAGCAGTCAAATGCTATTAAATATATTGTTAGTGGATGACAGTGAGGACGATGTCATAATTGCTAAACGCGCTTTTCATGAGGCTCTTCTTCCGAGCAATATGCTTATCGCTAGCGATGGCGCTGAGGCTCTTGATTATTTAAACCGCTCTGAGCAAACTTCTTCTAACGCCGAATTCCCACGGCCAGACCTCATTTTACTGGATATTAACATGCCAAAACTCAATGGGTTTGAATTCCTGCTGAAGGTTAAAGCTAATAATTCCTATAACAACATACCAGTGATCATGCTTAGCTCCTCTATGAATGCCGGCGATATAGACAGAAGTTATCGGCTTGGAGCCGCCGGTTTTATTAGAAAACCCATAAATTATGATGAGTTTGTTTACATAGTTGAAGTATTTAATGACTATTGGCGCACTGTTTGCTTGCTTCCTCGCACCAAGTCTCAGTAA
- a CDS encoding aminopeptidase codes for MRQDSTAIRHCSTAARFAAVKNYLFALSLFVFTSCSPAYVFRAGWEEAKILLGRKPLDELIDSSDTAANHKEKFRLVNDARKFSETLGLKPNNSFTQYSHIDRDVLVWVVSASPKTTFEPVTWWFPIVGRVPYKGFFEKEDAIAEVKKLHSKGYDVYLRPSAAFSTLGWFDDPLLSTVLKFDEVSLVNTVIHEIVHNTVWVKDNVHFNETLANFLANVSTEQFFGTRDDKYRAFQSAAENQSHDDLLFASYLSALRLELEALYAKNLPVGDEIADPKVLSTSDILSERELIFKKARPTWESLKARFKGPNYKNLPLPENNAAIIAYWIYLKDINLFADLYRATNYSVPKFLKEIKLIQEISRQERRDSYLVMQEQLKGEG; via the coding sequence ATGAGACAAGATTCTACCGCTATACGCCATTGCAGTACCGCAGCCCGTTTTGCGGCCGTTAAGAATTATTTATTCGCCTTATCCTTATTTGTTTTCACTTCCTGCTCGCCAGCTTACGTTTTTCGTGCGGGATGGGAAGAGGCAAAGATCCTACTTGGGCGCAAGCCACTTGACGAGTTGATAGACTCGAGCGATACGGCGGCAAACCATAAAGAAAAATTTCGCCTAGTAAATGATGCGCGCAAATTTTCAGAGACTCTCGGATTGAAACCTAACAATAGCTTTACCCAGTATTCGCATATAGATCGAGATGTCTTAGTTTGGGTTGTTAGCGCATCTCCTAAGACGACCTTCGAACCAGTTACATGGTGGTTCCCAATTGTTGGACGAGTGCCTTATAAGGGGTTCTTCGAAAAAGAGGATGCAATTGCCGAAGTAAAGAAGCTGCACAGCAAAGGATACGACGTTTATCTTCGGCCAAGCGCCGCGTTTAGCACACTGGGGTGGTTTGACGACCCATTGTTATCCACTGTTCTAAAGTTCGACGAAGTATCTCTAGTAAATACCGTCATCCACGAGATAGTGCACAATACCGTATGGGTGAAAGACAATGTGCATTTCAATGAAACTTTGGCTAATTTCCTCGCCAATGTTTCAACTGAGCAATTCTTTGGAACGAGAGACGACAAATATCGGGCTTTTCAATCCGCTGCTGAAAATCAATCTCATGATGACCTTCTTTTTGCTAGTTATTTGTCAGCACTGCGCCTAGAGCTAGAAGCACTTTACGCAAAAAACTTACCTGTGGGTGATGAGATAGCGGATCCGAAGGTGCTATCAACTTCTGATATCCTCAGCGAACGCGAGCTAATATTCAAGAAGGCTCGGCCAACATGGGAATCGCTTAAGGCACGTTTTAAAGGCCCCAACTATAAGAACCTGCCACTACCAGAAAACAATGCAGCAATTATAGCTTACTGGATATATTTGAAGGACATTAACCTATTTGCCGACTTATACCGCGCAACTAACTATAGTGTTCCGAAGTTTCTTAAGGAGATTAAACTCATACAAGAAATTAGCCGACAAGAACGCCGAGATTCATATCTAGTTATGCAAGAACAGCTAAAGGGGGAAGGGTAA
- a CDS encoding PD40 domain-containing protein encodes MKPFPVVKFFLCSLLASAVFLPLRAKADIKIEYFNIVSGRLVFAATKGVGKSDIYVLDFQKLAASPVIETSGNDTYPSWSPDGTEILYESDESGNLEIYIARSDGSNVRNLTRNPATDKNPHWSPDGKRIVFTSSRLGKGENLFIMNTDGTQPLAITNNSNRNSVPKWSPRGNEVIYSTDSYWPGWDIVLYEIEGKRSMRMTNGYNSFCRADWHPNGGKFVFSYGSGKDIDLWIQTKGGAPEQLTSLAGREYDAVWDNDGKRIFFVSESKPGASDYHLFLIDVETKLVSQITSGTMAIRYPSWTPYPEVNFAESNAKSTAPSPDISTDDAKNKEAN; translated from the coding sequence ATGAAACCATTTCCAGTTGTGAAGTTTTTTCTGTGTTCATTGTTAGCAAGCGCGGTTTTTTTACCATTGAGAGCCAAGGCAGACATAAAAATTGAGTATTTTAATATTGTTTCGGGCCGTTTAGTCTTTGCAGCTACTAAAGGAGTTGGCAAGAGCGACATATATGTGCTGGATTTTCAAAAACTAGCAGCATCTCCAGTAATAGAAACAAGTGGGAACGATACTTACCCATCTTGGTCACCCGATGGAACTGAAATCCTCTATGAGTCGGATGAGTCTGGCAATTTAGAAATATACATAGCGCGCTCTGATGGATCGAATGTGCGCAATCTTACGCGAAATCCGGCCACTGATAAGAATCCACACTGGTCACCAGATGGAAAAAGGATAGTTTTTACGAGTAGTCGTCTGGGCAAAGGGGAGAATTTGTTCATCATGAATACAGATGGCACACAGCCACTGGCCATAACCAACAATTCCAACCGAAATTCAGTTCCGAAATGGTCCCCAAGAGGCAATGAAGTCATATATTCAACGGACTCGTATTGGCCGGGATGGGACATAGTGCTTTACGAAATCGAGGGCAAACGTAGCATGCGCATGACAAACGGGTATAATTCTTTTTGCAGAGCAGATTGGCATCCGAATGGCGGCAAGTTTGTATTCTCTTACGGATCCGGGAAAGACATAGACCTCTGGATTCAGACTAAGGGCGGCGCTCCTGAGCAACTTACAAGTCTTGCGGGTAGAGAATACGATGCAGTTTGGGATAACGATGGGAAAAGGATATTTTTTGTAAGTGAATCCAAACCCGGTGCTAGCGACTATCATCTATTTTTAATCGATGTGGAAACGAAACTAGTTAGCCAAATTACTTCTGGAACTATGGCAATTCGCTATCCAAGCTGGACCCCCTATCCAGAAGTAAATTTCGCGGAATCTAATGCGAAGTCAACCGCACCTTCGCCAGATATATCTACCGACGACGCAAAAAATAAGGAAGCTAATTAG